A genomic segment from Cryptosporangium phraense encodes:
- a CDS encoding glycoside hydrolase family 3 protein: MAPLTPVRRRRPFRGVAVVVTTLALAAFPTVLPEPARAASDAPYLNPRLPVERRVDDLLKRMTLDDKVGQMTQAERAAVTADPSKITTLRYGSVLSGGGSTPTPNTAAAWVSMINGFQRAALATPLHIPLLYGVDAVHGNGNLLGATVFPHNIGLGATRDPALVRKVYAATADETAAAGVPWDFAPCVCVTRDERWGRTYESFGEDPALVISMETAIDGLQRSGVLATAKHYAGDGDTEFGTGSGDFTIDQGVTVTSREDFARIDLAPYVTAIRKHHVGAIMPSFSSVDWTEDGVGNPVKMHASKELITDVLKKKLGFDGLVVTDWEGIHQLPDPSVPADAPRPTALQVRTAVNAGIDLFMEPNTAPQFVALLKAEVVAGRVSQARIDDAVRRILRTKFRLGLFEHPYASVGQVGTAAHRALAREAVAKSQVLLKNSGHALPLSRKARLYVAGRNADDIGNQAGGWTLDWQGRSGADTIPGTTILDGIRAVDPSVTYSADASAPVGNADVGVVVVGETPYAEGFGDVGGPVWPNGTEAQKEPKSLTLSAGDRAVVAKVCAAVSTCVVLLVSGRPQVVTDQLPVMDALVASWLPGSEGAGVADVLFGRKPFTGRLPVSWPRSVSQVPINVGDRSYDPLFRFGYGLHT, translated from the coding sequence ATGGCTCCCCTTACCCCGGTCCGACGACGGCGCCCCTTCCGAGGCGTCGCCGTCGTCGTGACCACCCTGGCCCTGGCCGCGTTCCCGACCGTCCTCCCCGAGCCCGCTCGGGCGGCGTCGGACGCGCCCTACCTCAACCCCCGACTACCGGTCGAGCGGCGGGTCGACGACCTGCTGAAACGCATGACCCTGGACGACAAGGTCGGCCAGATGACGCAGGCCGAGCGGGCCGCCGTCACCGCGGATCCCTCGAAGATCACCACCCTGCGCTACGGATCGGTGCTCTCCGGCGGCGGCTCGACGCCGACGCCGAACACCGCCGCGGCCTGGGTGTCGATGATCAACGGGTTCCAGCGGGCGGCGCTGGCGACACCGCTGCACATCCCGCTCCTCTACGGGGTGGACGCGGTCCACGGCAACGGCAACCTGCTCGGCGCGACGGTGTTCCCGCACAACATCGGCCTGGGCGCGACGCGGGATCCGGCGCTGGTGCGGAAGGTCTACGCCGCGACCGCCGACGAGACCGCCGCGGCCGGCGTGCCGTGGGACTTCGCGCCGTGCGTCTGCGTCACCCGCGACGAACGCTGGGGACGCACGTACGAGAGCTTCGGCGAGGATCCGGCCCTGGTCATCTCGATGGAGACCGCGATCGACGGGCTCCAGCGCTCGGGCGTGCTGGCCACCGCGAAGCACTACGCGGGCGACGGCGACACCGAGTTCGGCACCGGCAGCGGTGACTTCACGATCGACCAGGGCGTCACGGTCACGTCGCGCGAGGACTTCGCGCGCATCGACCTGGCGCCCTACGTCACCGCGATCCGGAAGCACCACGTCGGCGCGATCATGCCGTCGTTCTCCAGCGTCGACTGGACCGAGGACGGCGTCGGCAACCCGGTGAAGATGCACGCGAGCAAGGAGCTCATCACCGACGTCCTCAAGAAGAAGCTCGGGTTCGACGGGCTCGTCGTCACGGACTGGGAGGGCATCCACCAGCTGCCCGACCCGTCGGTGCCGGCCGATGCGCCGCGGCCGACCGCGCTGCAGGTCCGGACCGCGGTGAACGCGGGAATCGACCTGTTCATGGAGCCCAACACCGCGCCGCAGTTCGTCGCCCTGCTGAAGGCCGAGGTCGTCGCCGGGCGGGTCAGCCAGGCGCGGATCGACGACGCGGTCCGGCGGATCCTCCGGACGAAGTTCCGGCTCGGGCTGTTCGAGCACCCCTACGCGTCGGTCGGCCAGGTTGGCACCGCGGCGCACCGGGCCCTGGCCCGCGAGGCGGTCGCGAAGTCCCAGGTGCTGCTCAAGAACTCGGGTCACGCGCTGCCGCTGTCGCGGAAGGCTCGCCTCTACGTGGCCGGTCGCAACGCCGACGACATCGGCAACCAGGCCGGCGGCTGGACCCTCGACTGGCAGGGCCGGTCCGGAGCCGACACGATCCCCGGCACGACGATCCTGGACGGCATCCGCGCGGTGGACCCGTCGGTGACGTACAGCGCTGACGCGTCCGCCCCGGTCGGCAACGCCGATGTGGGTGTCGTCGTGGTCGGCGAGACGCCGTACGCGGAGGGCTTCGGGGACGTCGGTGGTCCGGTGTGGCCGAACGGCACCGAGGCCCAGAAGGAACCGAAGTCGCTGACGCTCTCGGCCGGCGATCGGGCCGTCGTGGCGAAGGTCTGCGCGGCGGTCTCCACGTGCGTGGTGCTGCTGGTCTCCGGCCGGCCGCAGGTCGTCACCGACCAGTTGCCGGTGATGGACGCGCTGGTCGCGTCGTGGTTGCCGGGCAGTGAGGGTGCCGGGGTCGCGGACGTCCTGTTCGGGCGGAAGCCGTTCACGGGCCGGTTGCCGGTGAGCTGGCCTCGTTCGGTGTCCCAGGTCCCGATCAACGTCGGCGACCGGTCGTACGACCCGCTGTTCCGCTTCGGCTACGGCCTGCACACGTAG
- a CDS encoding TetR/AcrR family transcriptional regulator, whose protein sequence is MSAQAEDVPEARAPLTRPRVLRAAIALADERGVEALTMRRLATELGVEAMSLYHYVAKKDDVLDGVVDVLASEINDAVAEIDVPTAGAAWQSAARQRILTARQVMLRHPWAPRVFATRTVMSPATILYHDRLVGLMRDGGFSYDLAHRAMHALGSRSLGFTQEMFDPGGSMPAEADPEVLLGDFATMVPNLVGMLVDAQAHVDPESRLGWCDDQAEFEFGLDLILDGLERLVSR, encoded by the coding sequence GTGAGCGCTCAGGCCGAGGACGTTCCTGAGGCGCGGGCCCCGCTGACCAGGCCGCGGGTGCTGCGCGCGGCGATCGCGCTGGCCGACGAACGCGGGGTCGAGGCGCTCACGATGCGCCGGCTCGCCACCGAGCTCGGCGTCGAGGCGATGTCGCTCTACCACTACGTCGCCAAGAAGGACGACGTCCTCGACGGCGTCGTCGACGTGCTCGCGAGCGAGATCAACGACGCGGTAGCGGAGATCGACGTACCGACCGCGGGCGCGGCCTGGCAGAGCGCCGCGCGGCAGCGCATCCTCACCGCCCGGCAGGTCATGCTGCGGCACCCGTGGGCGCCGCGGGTCTTCGCGACCCGGACCGTGATGAGCCCGGCGACGATCCTGTACCACGACCGGCTGGTCGGCCTGATGCGCGACGGGGGCTTCTCCTACGACCTCGCGCATCGCGCGATGCACGCGCTCGGGAGCCGGTCGCTGGGCTTCACCCAGGAGATGTTCGATCCGGGCGGCTCGATGCCCGCCGAGGCGGACCCGGAGGTCCTGCTCGGCGACTTCGCGACGATGGTGCCGAACCTCGTCGGCATGCTGGTCGACGCCCAGGCGCACGTCGACCCCGAGTCGCGCCTCGGCTGGTGCGACGACCAGGCCGAATTCGAGTTCGGGCTCGACTTGATCCTCGACGGCCTCGAGCGCCTCGTCTCCCGCTGA
- a CDS encoding SigE family RNA polymerase sigma factor, with the protein MSDRPDEAFREYVEERLPALQRLAYLLCQDRHHADDLVQDALVKLYTRWDRASAASHLHAYARTTLVRTFLSERRTNWARRVVLVDRFPEDLGSSDPDAASAVAVRRALAGLPPRQRAVIALRYYSDLSVEETGETLGCSPGTVKSQTAKGLAALRRALPDVDADDTTSTRTRS; encoded by the coding sequence GTGAGCGACCGGCCGGACGAGGCATTTCGGGAGTACGTGGAGGAGCGCTTACCCGCGCTCCAGCGCTTGGCGTACCTGCTCTGCCAGGATCGGCACCACGCCGACGACCTGGTGCAGGACGCGCTGGTCAAGCTCTACACGAGGTGGGACCGCGCGAGCGCCGCCTCGCACCTGCACGCCTACGCCCGCACGACGCTGGTGCGGACGTTCCTGTCCGAGCGTCGCACCAACTGGGCGCGCCGGGTCGTGCTGGTCGACCGGTTCCCGGAGGACCTCGGCTCGTCGGACCCGGATGCCGCGTCCGCGGTCGCGGTCCGCCGCGCGCTGGCCGGGCTGCCGCCCCGGCAGCGGGCCGTGATCGCGCTCCGTTACTACTCCGACCTCTCGGTGGAGGAGACCGGCGAGACGCTCGGCTGCTCCCCCGGCACGGTCAAGAGCCAGACCGCCAAAGGCCTCGCTGCGCTCCGCCGCGCATTGCCCGACGTCGACGCGGACGACACGACGTCGACCCGGACGAGGAGTTGA
- a CDS encoding putative bifunctional diguanylate cyclase/phosphodiesterase, whose translation MRRRAVARSAAAALAIGLALLAGLAVFSSRGSASAMATISAHEQTSQQWNQVYLKISIEYEQLVDFLRADSAVGRQPLISSIGSAEPNLRWLTANGSKADAFQARALQNTYGGYSYTLRTLVEADKRGDRAEVLLDAEQAALSASALRKQATVNIARNGLEASGVLRDAQQANHRILVAVEVISAVDVALVVLCTLVLFAYQRGTERQADESQYRASHDSLTGVANRGLLHERVDQALADCAPGDGVALLLLDLNRFKEVNDTLGHHAGDELLKEVAARLTQAARRHDLVARLGGDEFAVLIPGVPDDRTAVEIGDRFHVALCGPMVVEGVMVDVSGSVGISRYPTPSGSAGELLQHADIAMYLAKRGGLGIAFYRPDDDRHTSERLTVVAELREAVERGDLTVHYQPIVRRSTHEVRGVEALVRWPHPSRGLLTPEEFVPIAEENDLIPALTDLVLDRALAQHRAWLDAGLDLPVAVNVGGACFLDAGFPARVRSLLDRHRVEPGRLTAEITESAVLPDAGRASAVLTELRGLGVRLSIDDFGTGFSAMGHLQSMPLDELKIDRSITAQIGATEGGKAVVGALIELGHALRLEVVVEGVEDAATCAVVDSLGADRLQGYAFSRPLPPEELVAWTRPIPAAATP comes from the coding sequence ATGCGACGACGCGCGGTCGCGCGGAGCGCGGCGGCCGCCTTGGCGATCGGCCTGGCTCTCCTCGCGGGTCTCGCCGTGTTCAGCAGCCGCGGGTCGGCGAGCGCGATGGCCACGATCTCCGCCCACGAGCAGACCAGCCAGCAGTGGAACCAGGTCTACCTGAAGATCAGCATCGAATACGAACAGCTGGTCGATTTTCTGCGCGCGGACAGCGCGGTCGGACGGCAGCCGCTGATCTCGTCGATCGGCTCGGCGGAGCCGAACCTCCGCTGGCTGACCGCCAACGGCAGCAAGGCCGACGCCTTCCAGGCCCGCGCGCTCCAGAACACCTACGGCGGGTACAGCTACACGCTGCGGACGCTCGTCGAGGCCGACAAGCGCGGCGACCGGGCCGAGGTGCTGCTCGACGCCGAGCAGGCCGCGCTGAGCGCGTCGGCGCTGCGCAAGCAGGCGACGGTGAACATCGCCCGCAACGGCCTGGAGGCCAGCGGCGTCCTCCGCGACGCCCAGCAGGCCAACCACCGGATCCTGGTCGCGGTCGAGGTCATCTCGGCGGTCGACGTCGCGCTCGTCGTCCTCTGCACGCTCGTGCTGTTCGCCTATCAGCGGGGCACCGAGCGGCAGGCCGACGAGAGCCAGTACCGGGCCTCGCACGACAGCCTGACCGGCGTGGCGAACCGCGGCCTGCTGCACGAGCGGGTCGACCAGGCGCTGGCCGACTGCGCCCCCGGCGACGGGGTCGCGCTGCTGCTGCTCGACCTCAACCGGTTCAAGGAGGTCAACGACACGCTCGGGCACCACGCCGGCGACGAGCTGCTGAAGGAGGTCGCGGCCCGGTTGACCCAGGCCGCCCGCCGGCACGACCTGGTGGCGCGCCTCGGTGGCGACGAGTTCGCCGTGCTGATCCCGGGCGTCCCCGACGACCGCACCGCGGTCGAGATCGGCGATCGCTTCCACGTGGCCCTCTGCGGGCCGATGGTGGTCGAGGGCGTCATGGTCGACGTGTCGGGGAGCGTCGGTATCTCCCGCTATCCGACGCCGAGCGGCTCGGCCGGGGAGCTGCTGCAGCACGCGGACATCGCGATGTACCTGGCCAAGCGGGGCGGGCTGGGGATCGCGTTCTACCGCCCGGACGACGACCGGCACACGTCCGAGCGGCTGACCGTGGTCGCGGAGCTGCGCGAGGCCGTCGAGCGCGGCGACCTGACCGTGCACTACCAGCCGATCGTCCGCCGGTCGACACACGAGGTGCGCGGGGTCGAGGCGCTGGTCCGATGGCCGCACCCGTCCCGCGGGCTGCTCACGCCGGAGGAGTTCGTGCCGATCGCCGAGGAGAACGACCTGATCCCGGCGCTGACCGACCTGGTCCTCGACCGGGCCCTGGCCCAGCACCGGGCCTGGCTCGACGCCGGCCTCGACCTGCCGGTGGCGGTGAACGTCGGCGGCGCGTGCTTCCTCGACGCCGGTTTTCCGGCCCGGGTCCGGTCGCTGCTCGACCGGCACCGGGTCGAGCCCGGCCGGCTGACCGCCGAGATCACCGAGAGCGCGGTGCTCCCCGACGCCGGCCGCGCGTCGGCGGTGCTCACCGAGCTGCGCGGGCTGGGCGTCCGGCTGTCGATCGACGACTTCGGGACGGGCTTCTCGGCGATGGGCCACCTCCAGTCGATGCCGCTGGACGAGCTCAAGATCGACCGGTCGATCACCGCCCAGATCGGGGCGACCGAGGGCGGGAAGGCGGTCGTGGGTGCGCTGATCGAGCTGGGGCACGCGCTGCGGCTGGAGGTGGTGGTGGAGGGCGTCGAGGACGCGGCGACGTGCGCGGTCGTCGATTCGCTGGGCGCCGACCGGCTCCAGGGCTACGCGTTCAGCCGCCCGCTGCCGCCGGAGGAACTCGTCGCCTGGACCCGCCCGATCCCAGCCGCCGCCACACCCTGA
- a CDS encoding NAD(P)-dependent alcohol dehydrogenase gives MKAIVQDRYGSPDVLSFTDVPTPRPSKDDDVLIRVRAASVNARDWHVMRGDPYVARLMAPDVGGLTAPKQRVRGTDFAGVVESVGASVTHVRPGDAVFGEAPGAFAEYVVAPRNAVAGKPASMTFEQAAALPLAGNTALLSLVEIAGVEAGQTVLINGASGGVGTYAVQLAAAHGATVTAVCSTRNVELVESLGAHDVVDYRKTDFRTRDRQYDVVFDLVGNRSLRDLKRSLTPTGTLLLSGGGVSTGGTPFGPMKLIVAAKLQSRFVKQRIEVPEAKPSTRALTELGALVEEGRLTSVIDRTYALAAAADAIRYLETDHARAKVVLTA, from the coding sequence ATGAAGGCCATCGTCCAGGACCGCTACGGCTCACCCGACGTGCTCTCGTTCACCGACGTGCCGACACCCCGGCCGAGCAAGGACGACGACGTGCTGATCCGGGTCCGCGCCGCCTCGGTCAACGCCCGCGACTGGCACGTCATGCGCGGCGACCCTTACGTCGCCCGGCTCATGGCCCCGGACGTCGGCGGCCTCACAGCCCCGAAACAGCGCGTCCGCGGCACCGACTTCGCCGGCGTCGTCGAGTCGGTCGGCGCGTCGGTCACCCACGTCCGGCCGGGCGACGCGGTGTTCGGCGAGGCCCCGGGCGCGTTCGCCGAGTACGTGGTGGCGCCGCGGAACGCAGTCGCCGGCAAACCCGCGAGCATGACGTTCGAGCAGGCCGCGGCCCTGCCCCTGGCCGGGAACACCGCGCTGCTCAGCCTCGTCGAGATCGCGGGGGTCGAGGCCGGGCAGACCGTGCTGATCAACGGCGCGTCCGGCGGCGTCGGCACGTACGCGGTGCAGCTCGCCGCGGCCCACGGCGCGACCGTCACCGCGGTGTGCAGCACCCGCAACGTCGAACTGGTCGAATCGCTCGGCGCGCACGACGTCGTCGACTACCGGAAGACCGACTTCCGGACGCGTGACCGGCAGTACGACGTGGTCTTCGACCTCGTCGGGAACCGGTCGCTCCGCGACCTCAAGCGGTCGCTGACGCCGACCGGGACCCTGCTGCTCTCCGGCGGCGGGGTCTCCACCGGGGGGACGCCCTTCGGGCCGATGAAACTCATCGTGGCCGCCAAGCTCCAGTCGCGGTTCGTGAAGCAGCGGATCGAGGTGCCGGAGGCGAAGCCGAGCACGCGCGCGTTGACCGAGCTCGGCGCGCTGGTCGAGGAGGGCAGGCTGACGTCGGTCATCGACCGCACGTACGCGCTGGCCGCCGCGGCCGACGCGATCCGCTACCTCGAGACCGACCACGCCCGGGCCAAGGTCGTCCTCACCGCGTAG
- a CDS encoding selenium-binding protein SBP56-related protein — MTHALDPTFYRTAADAAAAPVEELAYVAVFDRAAEQRDAMTVVDVNPASPEYGRVVGWTEVPNLGDELHHFGWNACSSALKHEGHDMHGLARRNLLVPGLRSSNIYVLDVAADPRAPELVKTIDAKELAAKAGYSRPHTLHCGPDGVFLTCLGGPEDDPDGPGGIALLDHATFDVVRKWETDRGPQHFHYDAWWHLNQNVLVSSEWGSPSMIENGVVPELLLGGQYGHALHFWDLAEGRHLQRVDLGAEQQMVLEVRPSHDPEATWGFVGVVVSTADLSASVWRWFRDGDRFAVEKVVTIPAEPADPALLPPALQPFGAVPPLVTDIDLSVDDKFLYVSCWATGELKQYDVSDPAHPVEVGSVRLGGIVGRTPHPARPDLPLAGGPQMVEVSRDGRRVYFTNSLYGAWDDQFYPDGVGAWMAKLDVDPAGGLSIDESFFPHGDDFRGRRVHQIRLQGGDASSDSYCYR, encoded by the coding sequence ATGACGCACGCACTGGATCCGACCTTCTACCGCACTGCCGCCGACGCCGCGGCGGCTCCCGTCGAAGAGCTCGCGTACGTGGCCGTGTTCGACCGCGCGGCCGAGCAGCGGGACGCGATGACCGTGGTCGACGTCAACCCGGCATCGCCGGAGTACGGCCGGGTCGTCGGCTGGACCGAGGTGCCGAACCTCGGCGACGAGCTGCACCATTTCGGCTGGAACGCCTGCTCCAGTGCCCTCAAGCACGAGGGTCACGACATGCACGGGCTGGCCCGGCGCAACCTGCTGGTGCCCGGCCTGCGGTCCTCGAACATCTACGTGCTCGACGTCGCCGCCGACCCGCGCGCCCCCGAGCTGGTCAAGACCATCGACGCGAAGGAGCTGGCCGCGAAGGCCGGCTACTCCCGCCCGCACACGCTGCACTGCGGCCCGGACGGCGTGTTCCTCACCTGCCTCGGCGGTCCCGAGGACGATCCGGACGGTCCCGGCGGCATCGCGCTGCTCGACCACGCCACGTTTGACGTCGTCCGCAAATGGGAGACCGACCGCGGGCCGCAGCACTTCCACTACGACGCCTGGTGGCACCTGAACCAGAACGTCCTCGTGTCCAGCGAGTGGGGCAGCCCCTCGATGATCGAGAACGGCGTCGTCCCCGAGCTCCTGCTCGGCGGCCAGTACGGGCACGCGCTGCACTTCTGGGACCTGGCCGAGGGACGTCACCTGCAGCGCGTCGACCTGGGCGCGGAGCAGCAGATGGTGCTGGAGGTCCGGCCCTCGCACGACCCGGAGGCGACCTGGGGTTTCGTCGGCGTCGTGGTCTCCACCGCGGACCTGTCCGCGTCGGTCTGGCGGTGGTTCCGCGACGGCGACCGCTTCGCGGTCGAGAAGGTCGTCACGATCCCGGCCGAGCCGGCCGACCCCGCGTTGCTGCCGCCCGCGCTGCAGCCGTTCGGCGCGGTTCCGCCGCTGGTCACCGACATCGACCTGTCGGTCGACGACAAGTTCCTCTACGTCTCGTGCTGGGCGACGGGCGAGCTCAAGCAGTACGACGTCAGCGACCCCGCGCACCCGGTCGAGGTCGGTTCGGTGCGGCTGGGCGGCATCGTCGGACGGACGCCGCACCCGGCCCGGCCCGACCTGCCGCTGGCCGGCGGGCCGCAGATGGTGGAGGTCAGCCGGGACGGCCGGCGCGTGTACTTCACGAACTCGCTGTACGGGGCCTGGGACGACCAGTTCTATCCGGACGGCGTCGGCGCCTGGATGGCCAAGCTCGACGTCGACCCGGCCGGCGGGCTGAGCATCGACGAGTCGTTCTTCCCGCACGGCGACGACTTCCGGGGACGGCGGGTCCACCAGATCCGGCTCCAGGGCGGCGACGCGTCGTCCGATTCGTACTGCTACCGCTGA
- a CDS encoding ABC transporter substrate-binding protein — protein sequence MQIRRRSLLKASLFAPVAAAGCGTKTGAGKTDGTSLWCWPGGLSTKVVADAKQKFRNDTTLIYSEYSGNFRQKLTSALSGRAPAITGIKGEDIASFLPRADQFVDLTTLGADRLTSAYLPSKWQEATAVDGRQVGIPIDIGPTAMFYRTDVFDRAGLPTDPADVDAATATWAEFLAFGKRLRARLPGTYVLANTLTMFTIEVCQSGKRFVDQFNHFVGDDEHVKNAWDVAVQASTGGLCAGIDNDDKRWGPALAAGSIAVSFGAAWHAQDIESDAPSASGAWRVAAGPAGGANIGGSFLAIPASTTDQATAFEIIEWILSPENEARAYTDARLFPSTPSSYSMPALTEPEPYYGGQRTIDVFSASARKTRRAYEAPSDAAIQDVYLNELRNVEYHGKKPEQAWSDAVKAARTVAAENGVN from the coding sequence GTGCAGATTCGCCGTCGATCGCTCCTGAAGGCGTCGCTGTTCGCGCCGGTGGCCGCCGCCGGGTGCGGCACGAAGACCGGCGCCGGGAAGACCGACGGGACCTCGCTCTGGTGCTGGCCCGGCGGCCTCAGCACCAAGGTCGTCGCCGACGCCAAACAGAAGTTCCGGAACGACACGACGCTGATCTACAGCGAGTACTCCGGCAACTTCCGGCAGAAGCTGACGTCCGCCCTGTCCGGGAGGGCCCCCGCGATCACCGGGATCAAGGGTGAGGACATCGCCTCGTTCCTGCCCCGCGCCGACCAGTTCGTCGACCTGACCACGCTCGGCGCCGACCGGCTGACGTCGGCCTACCTGCCGTCGAAGTGGCAGGAGGCGACGGCGGTCGACGGCCGGCAGGTCGGGATCCCGATCGACATCGGCCCGACCGCGATGTTCTACCGGACCGACGTGTTCGACCGCGCGGGCCTGCCGACCGACCCGGCCGACGTCGACGCGGCCACCGCGACCTGGGCCGAGTTCCTCGCGTTCGGCAAGCGGCTGCGCGCGCGGCTACCGGGGACGTACGTGCTGGCCAACACGCTGACGATGTTCACGATCGAGGTGTGCCAGTCGGGCAAGCGCTTCGTCGACCAGTTCAACCACTTCGTCGGCGACGACGAGCACGTCAAGAACGCCTGGGACGTCGCGGTGCAGGCGTCGACCGGTGGGCTGTGCGCCGGGATCGACAACGACGACAAGCGGTGGGGGCCGGCGCTGGCCGCCGGGTCGATCGCGGTGTCGTTCGGAGCCGCCTGGCACGCGCAGGACATCGAGAGCGACGCGCCCAGCGCGTCGGGGGCCTGGCGGGTCGCGGCCGGCCCGGCCGGCGGCGCCAACATCGGCGGGTCGTTCCTCGCGATCCCGGCCTCGACCACCGATCAGGCGACCGCGTTCGAGATCATCGAGTGGATCCTCAGCCCGGAGAACGAGGCCCGCGCGTACACCGACGCCCGGCTCTTCCCGTCGACGCCGTCCAGCTACTCGATGCCCGCGCTGACCGAGCCCGAGCCCTACTACGGCGGTCAGCGCACGATCGACGTGTTCAGCGCGTCGGCCCGGAAGACCCGCCGGGCGTACGAGGCACCCTCGGACGCGGCGATCCAGGACGTCTACCTCAACGAGCTGCGCAACGTCGAGTACCACGGCAAGAAGCCGGAACAGGCCTGGTCGGACGCGGTCAAGGCAGCCCGGACGGTGGCGGCCGAGAACGGCGTCAACTGA
- a CDS encoding substrate-binding domain-containing protein has protein sequence MRVLLVVALLVAVAGCTREPTTTPLAALVVVGAELNSVTQLVRGFATGVDRVGGVRHREFGPQIADTAQQLRQFQTQRTPRPDSYAIFTYSPELFADPLAELADDGTPAAMLQCAPAPGSDVPLLVGNDNRLLGGLLARQVARRVPTGATGTIVIGNPAPGVQSYDARITGLREAFGVLFPGVRVLGPFDTKLDPKINQEAWNVLVAANPDALAFVGVGDMDSVSIVAARAAHHAHWAAGGVGLAAGALQAVVRDDLALVSGETFLQGAVLGRLQARYLRYGESLPTGWVQIPPLAITRMNVAGIVARQRDAATTAAWFRAQADQIADHPARYLKPLADATLS, from the coding sequence ATGCGCGTCCTGCTCGTCGTGGCGCTGCTCGTCGCCGTCGCCGGCTGCACGAGAGAACCCACGACGACGCCGCTGGCCGCGCTCGTCGTCGTGGGCGCGGAGCTCAACTCGGTCACGCAGCTGGTCCGGGGCTTCGCGACCGGCGTCGACCGCGTCGGCGGCGTGCGTCACCGCGAGTTCGGCCCGCAGATCGCCGACACCGCCCAGCAGTTGCGCCAGTTCCAGACCCAGCGCACGCCGCGCCCGGACAGCTACGCGATCTTCACCTACAGCCCGGAGCTGTTCGCCGACCCGCTGGCCGAACTGGCCGACGACGGGACGCCAGCCGCGATGCTGCAGTGCGCGCCGGCGCCCGGCTCGGACGTCCCGCTGCTGGTCGGCAACGACAACCGGCTGCTCGGCGGGCTGCTCGCGCGTCAGGTCGCCCGCCGGGTGCCGACCGGAGCCACCGGCACGATCGTGATCGGCAACCCGGCCCCCGGCGTCCAGTCCTACGACGCCCGCATCACCGGGCTCCGGGAGGCGTTCGGCGTTCTGTTCCCCGGCGTCCGGGTGCTCGGTCCGTTCGACACGAAGCTCGACCCGAAGATCAACCAGGAAGCCTGGAACGTGCTGGTCGCGGCCAATCCCGATGCGCTGGCGTTCGTCGGGGTGGGCGACATGGACAGCGTCAGCATCGTCGCGGCCCGGGCCGCGCACCACGCCCACTGGGCCGCCGGCGGCGTCGGTCTGGCGGCCGGGGCGCTGCAGGCGGTCGTCCGGGACGACCTGGCGCTCGTCTCGGGGGAGACGTTCCTGCAGGGTGCGGTGCTGGGCCGGCTGCAGGCGCGGTACCTGCGCTACGGCGAGAGCCTCCCGACCGGCTGGGTGCAGATCCCGCCGCTGGCGATCACCCGGATGAACGTCGCCGGGATCGTCGCCCGGCAGCGGGACGCAGCCACGACCGCCGCCTGGTTCCGCGCCCAGGCCGACCAGATCGCCGACCACCCGGCCCGGTACCTGAAGCCGCTGGCCGACGCGACGCTCAGTTGA